One stretch of Lytechinus variegatus isolate NC3 chromosome 17, Lvar_3.0, whole genome shotgun sequence DNA includes these proteins:
- the LOC121430727 gene encoding L-threonine 3-dehydrogenase, mitochondrial-like isoform X2 produces MTSTMWRSALRTFTKKILHTNSVRAPQIRFLSGSTAFCQSYSPIGSLDQPRILITGGLGQLGQGLAKVLRKRYGRDNVILTDIVKPPRHIVDAGPYAFVDVLDFRNLQEIIVNESIDWMVHFSAVLSAVGEQNVPLAIKVNIQGLHNVMELAKMYELRIFCPSTIGAFGPQSPRELTPDLTIQRPRTIYGVAKVHAELLGEYYHHKFGVDFRSLRLPGVISGDTAPGGGTTDYAVSIFDHALQSGHFDCYLRSDTVLPMIYIKDCLRAIVEMLEAPEELLGLRTYNINAISFNPEEIAEAIRKYIPEFTVDYKPDDRQSIADSWPKRLDDAQARQDWKWTHRYDMDALVQVMLEVVSKRLGISTSTTTTTKATGVQ; encoded by the exons ATGACATCAACGATGTGGAGGTCGGCACTGCGAACGTTTACCAAAAAGATTCTCCACACCAACAGTGTGAGGGCGCCCCAGATCCGGTTCCTTTCAGGGTCTACTGCGTTTTGTCAGTCCTACTCCCCTATCGGTAGTCTAGACCAACCTAGAATTCTTATTACAG GGGGTCTTGGTCAGCTTGGTCAGGGGTTAGCGAAGGTGCTGAGAAAGAGATACGGTCGAGACAACGTTATTCTGACAGACATCGTCAAACCTCCCAGGCACATTGTGGATGCAG GTCCATATGCTTTTGTTGATGTACTGGATTTCAGAAATCTCCAAGAGATAATCGTCAATGAGAGCATCGACTGGATGGTTCATTTTAGTGCAGTTCTCAGTGCTGTTGGTGAACAG AATGTTCCATTGGCCATCAAAGTCAACATCCAAGGTCTTCACAACGTGATGGAGCTTGCCAAGATGTATGAGCTCCGCATCTTCTGTCCCAGTACCATCGGTGCCTTCGGACCGCAGTCGCCCCGTGAGTTGACCCCTGACCTGACCATTCAGAGGCCCAGGACAATCTATGGTGTGGCTAAGGTCCATGCAGAACTCTTAGGAGAG TATTACCATCACAAGTTTGGTGTAGACTTCAGATCTCTGAGGTTACCAGGGGTCATCTCTGGGGACACTGCCCCAGGCGGGGGTACAACAG ATTATGCTGTTTCCATATTTGACCACGCTCTTCAGTCCGGCCACTTTGACTGTTACCTGCGTTCGGACACCGTGCTCCCCATGATTTACATCAAGGATTGTCTCCGAGCCATCGTTGAGATGCTGGAAGCTCCGGAGGAGTTGCTCGGGTTACGGACCTACAACATCAATGCCATCAGCTTCAATCCTGAGGAGATAGCGGAAGCCATCAGGAAATACATCCCAGAGTTCACGGTGGACTATAAACCAGATGACAGACAGAGTATCG cgGACTCATGGCCCAAACGCCTTGACGACGCCCAGGCAAGGCAGGATTGGAAATGGACCCACAGATACGACATGGATGCCTTAGTCCAGGTCATGTTAGAGGTCGTCAGCAAGCGTCTTGGGATCTCGACATCAACGACCACCACAACGAAAGCTACTGGAGTGCAGTGa
- the LOC121430727 gene encoding L-threonine 3-dehydrogenase, mitochondrial-like isoform X1, protein MFVYYNTIRYTGSLRQLNSKYQSADRMTSTMWRSALRTFTKKILHTNSVRAPQIRFLSGSTAFCQSYSPIGSLDQPRILITGGLGQLGQGLAKVLRKRYGRDNVILTDIVKPPRHIVDAGPYAFVDVLDFRNLQEIIVNESIDWMVHFSAVLSAVGEQNVPLAIKVNIQGLHNVMELAKMYELRIFCPSTIGAFGPQSPRELTPDLTIQRPRTIYGVAKVHAELLGEYYHHKFGVDFRSLRLPGVISGDTAPGGGTTDYAVSIFDHALQSGHFDCYLRSDTVLPMIYIKDCLRAIVEMLEAPEELLGLRTYNINAISFNPEEIAEAIRKYIPEFTVDYKPDDRQSIADSWPKRLDDAQARQDWKWTHRYDMDALVQVMLEVVSKRLGISTSTTTTTKATGVQ, encoded by the exons atgtttgtGTATTATAACACCATCAGATATACTGGGAGTTTACGACAGCTGAACTCGAA ATATCAATCTGCAGACAGGATGACATCAACGATGTGGAGGTCGGCACTGCGAACGTTTACCAAAAAGATTCTCCACACCAACAGTGTGAGGGCGCCCCAGATCCGGTTCCTTTCAGGGTCTACTGCGTTTTGTCAGTCCTACTCCCCTATCGGTAGTCTAGACCAACCTAGAATTCTTATTACAG GGGGTCTTGGTCAGCTTGGTCAGGGGTTAGCGAAGGTGCTGAGAAAGAGATACGGTCGAGACAACGTTATTCTGACAGACATCGTCAAACCTCCCAGGCACATTGTGGATGCAG GTCCATATGCTTTTGTTGATGTACTGGATTTCAGAAATCTCCAAGAGATAATCGTCAATGAGAGCATCGACTGGATGGTTCATTTTAGTGCAGTTCTCAGTGCTGTTGGTGAACAG AATGTTCCATTGGCCATCAAAGTCAACATCCAAGGTCTTCACAACGTGATGGAGCTTGCCAAGATGTATGAGCTCCGCATCTTCTGTCCCAGTACCATCGGTGCCTTCGGACCGCAGTCGCCCCGTGAGTTGACCCCTGACCTGACCATTCAGAGGCCCAGGACAATCTATGGTGTGGCTAAGGTCCATGCAGAACTCTTAGGAGAG TATTACCATCACAAGTTTGGTGTAGACTTCAGATCTCTGAGGTTACCAGGGGTCATCTCTGGGGACACTGCCCCAGGCGGGGGTACAACAG ATTATGCTGTTTCCATATTTGACCACGCTCTTCAGTCCGGCCACTTTGACTGTTACCTGCGTTCGGACACCGTGCTCCCCATGATTTACATCAAGGATTGTCTCCGAGCCATCGTTGAGATGCTGGAAGCTCCGGAGGAGTTGCTCGGGTTACGGACCTACAACATCAATGCCATCAGCTTCAATCCTGAGGAGATAGCGGAAGCCATCAGGAAATACATCCCAGAGTTCACGGTGGACTATAAACCAGATGACAGACAGAGTATCG cgGACTCATGGCCCAAACGCCTTGACGACGCCCAGGCAAGGCAGGATTGGAAATGGACCCACAGATACGACATGGATGCCTTAGTCCAGGTCATGTTAGAGGTCGTCAGCAAGCGTCTTGGGATCTCGACATCAACGACCACCACAACGAAAGCTACTGGAGTGCAGTGa